One region of Acropora muricata isolate sample 2 chromosome 13, ASM3666990v1, whole genome shotgun sequence genomic DNA includes:
- the LOC136895599 gene encoding uncharacterized protein isoform X1 codes for MIAYKKQRRRVDPVKQILARLDEKQSKLGLSLYSRSSNVCSGKEDGLPVVQPFTEAASTSNKSAGYFQDLSVARQKVHKRLNAGLKHSMTESHHMSQAKVNRQLNQTFPPTKYHETSALVNQRKESYSFGGWSDTPSVGVENIRNSHYTSMNPFGYNRRTLAFQPTSLNYVVEWPETWPLKIMSLNGKGTRRPYKKKEKTKHKVLPKVHFEGSSAPFPSPEVMSKRNKKQATAEAVTAGPEKQVPQSSENTSLSRSSVSDKQKGLAHVEELPSSGRDFLANNCDSDNLLAMEDGRCTENARVHQDVGPENKGIEETENPQADNTTRPSSVPPCSPTPFARELENETAVKSEGGECSQSHLNDIVSQIAAEPGKDYMQDI; via the exons TTAGGCCTATCTTTGTACTCAAGAAGCAGTAATGTTTGTTCAGGGAAAGAGGATGGACTGCCAGTTGTTCAACCATTCACTG AGGCTGCATCCACTAGCAATAAGAGCGCTGGATATTTCCAGGACCTATCAGTTGCCAGACAGAAAGTCCACAAAAG ATTAAACGCGGGACTCAAACATTCTATGACTGAAAGTCACCACATGTCACAAGCAAAGGTGAACAGACAATTGAACCAAACCTTTCCTCCAACAAAATACCATGAAACATCGGCACTTGTTAATCAAAGGAAAGAAAGCTACAGTTTTGGTGGATGGTCAGATACTCCT TCAGTAGGTGTGGAGAATATTCGTAATTCTCACTATACCAGTATGAATCCATTTGGATACAACAGACGAACCTTAGCGTTCCAGCCTACCTCACTGAACTATGTTGTGGAATGGCCTGAGACTTGGCCTCTGAAAATCAT GAGCCTGAATGGGAAAGGAACAAGGAGGCCAtacaagaagaaagaaaagaccaA GCACAAAGTCTTACCCAAAGTGCATTTTGAAGGTTCATCAGCACCTTTCCCTTCACCTGAAGTGATGtcaaagagaaataaaaaacaggCAACTGCAGAAGCGGTGACTGCAGGTCCAGAAAAACAGGTTCCACAGTCATCAGAGAATACAAGTCTTTCACGTTCGTCAGTTAGTGACAAACAGAAAGGGTTAGCTCATGTAGAAGAACTTCCTTCAAGTGGTAGAGATTTTTTAGCAAACAACTGTGATTCTGATAATTTGCTTGCGATGGAAGATGGCAGATGCACAGAGAATGCAAGAGTACACCAGGATGTGGGACCAGAAAacaag GGAATTGAGGAAACTGAAAACCCACAAGCTGACAACACCACTAGGCCGTCTTCTGTCCCTCCATGCTCCCCCACCCCCTTCGCCAGGGAACTGGAAAACGAGACTGCTGTCAAGAGCGAGGGAGGGGAGTGTTCTCAAAGCCATCTTAATGACATCGTGTCACAAATAGCAGCAGAACCTGGAAAGGACTACATGCAGGACATCTGA
- the LOC136895599 gene encoding uncharacterized protein isoform X2 — translation MIAYKKQRRRVDPVKQILARLDEKQSKLGLSLYSRSSNVCSGKEDGLPVVQPFTEAASTSNKSAGYFQDLSVARQKVHKRLNAGLKHSMTESHHMSQAKVNRQLNQTFPPTKYHETSALVNQRKESYSFGGWSDTPSVGVENIRNSHYTSMNPFGYNRRTLAFQPTSLNYVVEWPETWPLKIMSLNGKGTRRPYKKKEKTKHKVLPKVHFEGSSAPFPSPEVMSKRNKKQATAEAVTAGPEKQVPQSSENTSLSRSSVSDKQKGLAHVEELPSSGRDFLANNCDSDNLLAMEDGRCTENARVHQDGIEETENPQADNTTRPSSVPPCSPTPFARELENETAVKSEGGECSQSHLNDIVSQIAAEPGKDYMQDI, via the exons TTAGGCCTATCTTTGTACTCAAGAAGCAGTAATGTTTGTTCAGGGAAAGAGGATGGACTGCCAGTTGTTCAACCATTCACTG AGGCTGCATCCACTAGCAATAAGAGCGCTGGATATTTCCAGGACCTATCAGTTGCCAGACAGAAAGTCCACAAAAG ATTAAACGCGGGACTCAAACATTCTATGACTGAAAGTCACCACATGTCACAAGCAAAGGTGAACAGACAATTGAACCAAACCTTTCCTCCAACAAAATACCATGAAACATCGGCACTTGTTAATCAAAGGAAAGAAAGCTACAGTTTTGGTGGATGGTCAGATACTCCT TCAGTAGGTGTGGAGAATATTCGTAATTCTCACTATACCAGTATGAATCCATTTGGATACAACAGACGAACCTTAGCGTTCCAGCCTACCTCACTGAACTATGTTGTGGAATGGCCTGAGACTTGGCCTCTGAAAATCAT GAGCCTGAATGGGAAAGGAACAAGGAGGCCAtacaagaagaaagaaaagaccaA GCACAAAGTCTTACCCAAAGTGCATTTTGAAGGTTCATCAGCACCTTTCCCTTCACCTGAAGTGATGtcaaagagaaataaaaaacaggCAACTGCAGAAGCGGTGACTGCAGGTCCAGAAAAACAGGTTCCACAGTCATCAGAGAATACAAGTCTTTCACGTTCGTCAGTTAGTGACAAACAGAAAGGGTTAGCTCATGTAGAAGAACTTCCTTCAAGTGGTAGAGATTTTTTAGCAAACAACTGTGATTCTGATAATTTGCTTGCGATGGAAGATGGCAGATGCACAGAGAATGCAAGAGTACACCAGGAT GGAATTGAGGAAACTGAAAACCCACAAGCTGACAACACCACTAGGCCGTCTTCTGTCCCTCCATGCTCCCCCACCCCCTTCGCCAGGGAACTGGAAAACGAGACTGCTGTCAAGAGCGAGGGAGGGGAGTGTTCTCAAAGCCATCTTAATGACATCGTGTCACAAATAGCAGCAGAACCTGGAAAGGACTACATGCAGGACATCTGA